The DNA sequence aaatgcacgcacgagatacgacttttccttctattttctctctttgggactttcatttgcgttagctcggtttgatatgaaaaaccgaagaaaagccctgccattttgcactgagaaactttggaagtagcgtgtttactcctgggtctcgctgtagtacaattaccctcacttacttcctcgtttgcttccaaagtaagctctttttccgtcccatgcatgcgaaagtgaggatgtacttccgatgtcgctcaaaactttggaagtagtcgcaaactaccctcagttacttcctcgctttgcttcgaagtaagcccttcttccggcccatgcatacgaaagtgaggcaagtacttccgatgtcactcaaaacttcgggagttgtcgcgaacttcccccataagcatacgggtccTGGCTGCCTTACGTcaagagtgagacattttcaaaaattttattttcgtggactgtCTGATCgctttggcgctagaactaactttgaaaatctaaataataaattgacagcttgtgaCACCAACATTCTTatatcataaaagatttcttttttcatcaagacaagatcagtacaattcgaagttttgaaaagtTTAACAAAGGTAGCCCGGCAGCAGTTCACGCAAGGTCGTAtctcaaagcagacgatttttctgcatagcgctcgctttctttgaagACAACCTCCGCCGATaggttcgtgtgactcgcagccgtttgttgcgttttagaatcagaggtacacgaaatcacaaactgacgactaaattgtgaaaaaaaaggaaagtggatcacacgggttcacgatggctcaggggttagataaaccacaaaaactGATGTGTGGTTTTActcaagctaaatagccattcaaacgaactgtgtcatttgatgctattaaatgctattgcaagtgtgttccataaggttagaactgctttttttcatgagaagatttaaatcgttatgtaaaccatttgaggctgACTGGGGCTTTACATTGTGAAGAAGAACAGAAGAACGATTTAAATTTCATATTAAATTGTATGTTACTTATTGAAAGTATGGATTCAGGCTACTGGATATTGAAAAAGATGAAACTGAGTTTGAGGATGTTTTGTTCCTTTTGTTGCTGGGGGATTTGGGGGATTAATTTATATTGTTTCTTGATGTTTGcagagattttttttattaaaaaaatgtgtttgatCTGGTCAAAGCTCAATGTATATCAATATACCTGAAAGCGGGCGACAGCTCGTCAGACAGACGTAGGCTAATAACCACCGGTTTAGAGAAAGAGATACATCTCATTGAAGTTTGTATCGGTGTGAATTTCCTCAATTTTGCTGAATGCAGATCGGCAATCATCTGCTAAGATCAGGGATGCACAAAGAAGTTATTGAAAAAGAACGGTGGATAAATACAGATATATAACTTCATTTTCCTCATATAGTCAGTAGTTGCGAAAGCAGCGGTTCTATTCCTGGTTATTTTTAAACATTTATTAACTATATGTCGTGTCCAAAACTTCATGAAATGATTGCTGTCAGCGTTGGATTTTTCTGTGTTGCAGCTTTTGCTCCAACGGGTAAGGTTctgatttttacatttggtcaagttttgacgacctttatctttatcatttcctgattccaaaaacaaatacatatgttatgtttggattaaaaacacgcttagaaagttgGAAAGAATAGAGAAAAGCGCGCTTCCTTGTGAAGCGCTTTgtgctactgcgctatacttgCTTGTCACTTGCTGCACTGTCCATGCCGATCCAAGCCAATTAGTAActgggtgggttttttcagCCGCTCACCGTTGTCCGGACGACTGGGTTTCCTTTGAGAGTTCTTGCTATGCCTTCCTGGATATCAAAGTTCCTTGGACTTCTGCTAAGGTATGTCTACTGTCAACCAAAAACCGACAGAATCACTGTGATCATCAGATAAGCCTATGGGTTGTTCTACACAACTTTGTACCATAAGTGTGACATCCATCATGAAAACTGGAAGTGTCTGAATAGGTTGTTTTTATGGTTTATGGGGAAAATACAGACACAAGCCACGGTgccatgttaaaaaaaagataagTTTATGTTTTGCGGATATGAGGTGTGATCTGAAAATTGTGTAACATCACACATTTTCAACGTAACATGGTATCCAAACACAAAagataaatttaaaaaaaacttgacaAAGTTACACACTTTATTTCCTTCACATTCAGTGCTCACGCAGAACAAAATGGAGTcggtcaacaacaaaaaactgaaATATTTATTGGTAGCAAAAATGCCTGTTTCTTTAGTTtgacaaataattttttttataaacaacaacagcaaaacactgttttgggttTATTGTGTACAGTTTCGATCTTTGAGGCTGACATTTTGACTGAACGTTTGATATCGCTTAAAGCGACTTTTCTGTTGGtgacttttgtttttcttcttcttgttattgttcttgtGGTTTTGTCCGCTTTAAATTGCAGGCATTCTGTGAGCTACTGGGTGCAAAGATGCTTGAGGTGGAATCCAAGGCGGAGAATGATTTCATCGTTGGACAGATGCGTCGATCTGGTGAGACATTATTTTACTTACACAGAAGTGGTCGGATTCAACAATAATAGACGACTCAACGAAGCTCATACTTGTAACCGCTATTGCTTGCTGGTAATTGGTATCATTCGTTGGGACATCAAAGCAACAGTTTGTTCTGTACTGGCTCGTATCCCTGATAtgaaactcccccccccccccacgatatttgtttaataaaacattctttgatGGTGATTTGGGAATTAACTTCAATgcaaaagcctgggcagatcttagattatggtgagccgaatcgttttcACTTGCCCAAACAAACAACAGTGCACGAAATAATTACACGAATATCTGCTGCTTATCACTGAACCTTGCAGAATCACATGCTGAACATGTCCAAAATACCATTTAATACCAGAGatctaacaaaaatccaagaaCTAAGGACGTCACTACTTCGTTTTTTTCCTTACATCATTGACCGATTTCGGAAGACTTGTGTCAAAAGCTACTTGATTCCGCACAACCATTTTCATTCCATGCGACAAAATGTCCGGTAAGGTGATGGGCAACCGTCACCATGACTCGTTCCCATGGAACGTCAATACTGACCTTTTACCCAGTAGATTAGTAAATATACCGGGTATCTCTGAActtgattggttctcttaacaATACCGGTAGAATTTGGGCTAACGAGAGCGTAAGATACCCAGTAGATTTTTACAGAGCTGAGAAAGCTCCGTCTTTGGCCAATCAATCTACCGGGTAGAAAATGCCCCCATGTGCGCCGAAACTGACTTTTAAGTTACTCGGTAGAATCAGGgacctaatataggtctatggtagAATCTACCAGGTGCTCCTTGTGCAGTTTTatttcatgaattaatttttcagATTGGCATAGGTGTCAGTGACGAATTAATTCGGTGACTGACAAATCAAATTCCAACGCTCCGAAGAAGCATAAGTGGAGGGTGTGTTTAAAGCTTGTCCTTAATTGAGCGAAGTCGATTACGCGAAGTATAGGCCTACTTCGCAAACggcttgctgcacgaagctaTAGCACTAAATTTTCAATAAAAAGACTTTGCGCAGTCTTCGTGGAGGTCTTCGCGGGCTCTTCGCGgagtcgacttcgggcttaaTTAAGGACAGCCAataatcccatgtaaaagcctggacatatCTGAGAGAAGGACTCGAGTCGTTTACACGGAAAGGATTGTGACTTGATTGAAAAGTTCCGGCCTGCATGGTTCTTTCATCTTCAGGGTTGAGGTACGTGTGGATGGGAATAAACGACCTGGTGCGGGAGGGACGATGGGTCTACAACAGCAACGGTCTACCGTTGCGCTACTCCAACTGGCTTTCAGTGAAATTCGCCGCGGACAACTCTCAACAATACGAAGGCGGGGAAGACTGTGGTGAAATATTCTCAGATGGCGGATGGAGTGATCTCTGGTGTGAGAGATACATGCAAAGAACAACTCCTGTGTGCGAAAAAAGGTATGCTATGTTTGGAATACACTATAGGCTAAGAAGTCTCGAATATTGTGCACATCTTTATtacgagtatgtgtgtgtgtgtacgtgtgtgtgtgtgtgtgtgtgtgtgtgctgtgtgtgtgtgtgtgtgtatgtgtgtgggtgggtatgtgtgtacccatgtttccacaggtttggttgcctaaatcaccataaggcaaccatccacacgtggatgacaacctaaactctggatggcaacctaattgtgtggatggtcgcttcatttaacaccgttaaattgacttttttgacggaaagaatgtcataacaatgttcaaaatgacattctttccgtcctctataggcgacgaaataggtcaaatgttgtgcattttttagtgcaaaattcttcgatgccggagcgagtactgcacccagtgctgttgtagtgcaagtgcactagaaaggcactacacccagtgccgcctcttaggtaaccatccacactataggtgtgtgtgtgtgtgtgtgtgtgtgtgttcaatgacagattgtaagaaaagggcGGCTGGCCTTAGATCTGTATCCTTGTCACGacgttaaataaagttcagttgaGTTCAAAtcagctctgtctgtctgtctgtctgtctgtctgtctctgtctgtctctctctctctttctctctctctttctctctctctctctctctctctctctctctctctctctctctctctctctctctctctctctctctctctctctctctctctctctctctctagacttgatgtcaaaatattaagagaaaaaacccagagtgaagatgcgaacagtattatacgtgttatgtctgtagataaaggagattcagtggtgcatgtggccagattcttatatcgtgtttttcaaaaaagaaagagtttttttggactagttacccaatgtggaacaggtgaacgagacggcgatgtgttatacgtagtttgtgccgttgaatgttagagcaggtttgattgcaaataatgtatgctggtgtagtacacctgtgttgatgttgtatctattcaaattgttgatttatgcgctggaaatgtttgtaggttagaaagagagagagggcgagagagagagagggagagagagagagagagagagagagagagagagagagagacataagagagagagagagggaaagagagagaaagagagagaaagagagaggagagaaagagagagagagggtttgtgccgtggaacgatagaacatgattgaaagccgataatgtatgttagcactgtaaacttgtttgtcgttgcacctatccatattgttaattcatgcgctggatatgtctttaggtttaagagaaagagagagagagagagagagagagagagagagagagagagagagagagagagagagagtgagagcgtgcgtgcgtgcgttcgtgtgagtataattatgttagagagaaagagataaaaccgggtgattgtccataaatacaaacacacagcatgtattactgaccccccccccccccccccccccccccgt is a window from the Littorina saxatilis isolate snail1 unplaced genomic scaffold, US_GU_Lsax_2.0 scaffold_1639, whole genome shotgun sequence genome containing:
- the LOC138954328 gene encoding asialoglycoprotein receptor 2-like — its product is MSCPKLHEMIAVSVGFFCVAAFAPTAAHRCPDDWVSFESSCYAFLDIKVPWTSAKAFCELLGAKMLEVESKAENDFIVGQMRRSGLRYVWMGINDLVREGRWVYNSNGLPLRYSNWLSVKFAADNSQQYEGGEDCGEIFSDGGWSDLWCERYMQRTTPVCEKRAVHG